ACGCGACCGTCCGGCATCCGCAGTTGTCCGCTGCGCACCGCGCGCGGCACCTCGGTGACCGTCTCGGTCATCGCCGCGGCCAGCCGTTCGACCTGCCGGAGTTCGACCGTGCTCAGCGGCTCCTGCCGCAGCACGCGCTGCTCCAAGTCGATCAGTGCCGGTCCCGGGTCGATGCCGAGTTCGTCGGCGAGCACCCCGCGCACCTTCCGGCACGCCTCCAGCGCGTCCGCCTGACGTCCGGACAGGTACAAGGCGGTGATCAGCTGACCCCACAGCGGTTCGCGCAGCGGGTGCTCGTTGGTCATCGCGACCAGCTCGCCGATCACCGAAGACGCCCGCCCACAGGCGATCTCGGCGTCGATCCGAGCCGAGGCGGCCAACAGCCGCTCCTCGTCCATCGCGGTGGCGAAGCCGTCGGCGAACTGCAGACCGGCCAGGTCGGCCAGCGCCCGGCCGCTCCATTCGCGCAGCGCGGAGCCGAACAGCTGCGCCGCCCCGGCGTGATCGCCCGACGCGGCCGCGCGGGCGCCCGCCTCCCGCGCCGCCTCGAAACGACCCAGATCGCAGGCGGTCTCGTCGATCTCCAACCGATAGCCCGACGATTCGGTGCGCAGCACCGTCGCCGGGTCCACTCCGGAATTCCGCAGCGCCTTACGAATATTCGAGACGAAAACCTGCAGGCTGGCGGCATAGGAGTCGGGTGGATCCTCGTTCCACACCAGATCGGCGAGCGCGGCCGAGGACACCGCACGCCGCCGATTCACCGTGAGCGCGGCGAGCAGAGCTCGCGGTTTGGGCCCGCCGACCGCCACCGGTTCACCACCGACGAGCAGTCGCACGGGCCCGAGCACGCGCACATCCAGACTCATGTGCACTCGGCCCCTGACGGGTGTATCAGGGTCAGGCGCTGATCGAGCGTCCGGCGGAGTGCAGGTCGTTGCACGCCTCGACCACGCGCGCCGCCATCGACGCCTCCGCCTTCTTCAGGTAGCTGCGCGGGTCGTAGGTCTTCTTGTTGCCGACTTCGCCGTCGATCTTCAGCACGCCGTCGTAGTTGGCGAACATGTGCCCGGCGACCGGCCGCGTGAACGCGTACTGGGTGTCGGTGTCGACGTTCATCTTCACCACGCCGAAGCGCAGCGAGTCCTCGATCTCGGACTTCAGCGAGCCGGAACCGCCGTGGAAGAC
Above is a genomic segment from Nocardia sputorum containing:
- a CDS encoding BTAD domain-containing putative transcriptional regulator: MSLDVRVLGPVRLLVGGEPVAVGGPKPRALLAALTVNRRRAVSSAALADLVWNEDPPDSYAASLQVFVSNIRKALRNSGVDPATVLRTESSGYRLEIDETACDLGRFEAAREAGARAAASGDHAGAAQLFGSALREWSGRALADLAGLQFADGFATAMDEERLLAASARIDAEIACGRASSVIGELVAMTNEHPLREPLWGQLITALYLSGRQADALEACRKVRGVLADELGIDPGPALIDLEQRVLRQEPLSTVELRQVERLAAAMTETVTEVPRAVRSGQLRMPDGRVVAIAQGGLRIGRMTDNDLVLEDPRASRYHAHIMPSRAGLLIKDLHSANGVYVNDEAIDSGALLADGDQIRIGGTILVFQALR